The sequence below is a genomic window from Glycine max cultivar Williams 82 chromosome 20, Glycine_max_v4.0, whole genome shotgun sequence.
GAAAAGATTCCCGTTCTTGTTTAGCTCAAAACCacataatatgatttttatttgcttaATAAACTATTGATCACAAGGCTTTCCCTATTGATTGTGTAAAGAGTTTAATAGGTATTTTAAACAACCATCTAAAATCATGATAGACAGACATTGAAAAGTGTTTTCTCCATCACAATATATTAACATACAGAGATTAAAATAACTCTTGTACTTGTTATTTTTAGCAAGTATTTATAAAGATTTATTTTGActgataataacaaaattagAATTGCCTTAGAGGTTGGTTATTCTTCTcctcctttttcattttcttcgaCCACAATTATGTTGTTTAATTACTCGCATGTCTTGTACTTTTAAAAGGgacaatttgaaaataattaacacGAGTTGAGATTCAAGTTGGGATCTAGGATTTGAGTTGAGTGATGACATATGTAATGTTGGCCATAGTTAACACAAATTATGTTAGTCAGAAGTGCCACATAGACACTATAAGTAACGtcaattacatttttaaaagttaaatttaaagtaGTATTGATTTTTTAACGGACACAACTTAGCGTCAACCATACATATTTTACTTTAACTTTTGTAGTATCTACCTTGAAACTAGGTACAAATTTACATTGACTGTGTGATTATTGATGTTAGATGAAGCATTTTTTGTAGTGAATGAAAGATTTGCTATTAAAGTTGGAGTACATAAGTTTAACTTATAACAAAAACTTAACtcattttatcttctaatttatatttttctgtaAGTATTTATTTAAGAGTTTATTCAAGCAACATTTTTGTCATTCTTATACAATCCCGAGGTATAAATATCAAAGTCTTTTCAATGTACATAACTAGGAATTTAACTTCTAATAGTATCCTTAAGAAATTCAActtatgtgtaaaaaaaaatgtcattctaATATATACGAAGTCTTTGTTAGAAGGTCAACAATGgaaatttcatttatatattactTAATCACCAATGAATATCTAGAGAGATTTCATTCCCACATGAAATGCTTCTGATTTTCAACTTTTGAGTCCATTCTGCACAACTTTTCCCAAGTAAAATAAGAAATTGGCATGCAATTCAAAGATTTGCCAACGCCCCATTGCAACTTTTAAATTGAACTACAATGGATGTCATATGAGGTTGAACATTGAAGCAAAATCTAAAGCACTACTTGAtcaaagggggggggggggggcgagACAAAGTACATAAAATTTCTGGTGACATTTTGTTGGAGTTAGTAATTTTATTCCCTAATCTAGGCAACTCAACGGATTTATAGCTGTGTCTCTGTCTTGACACCTTCAATATCACACGACAAatgtccaaaaagaaaaaagaaaaacgaaaaaggcCAATGAAACCAAGTAACTAGcacttttactttctttctCTTGGGCCGAGCTTAGTGGGACCAAAAGTTGATTTGCAACATCATTCTTCCTCTTTTGTGTCTAATTAATAAAAGACTTTGTGAAAGTAACATAAGGTGGCCCATATATAATTTACCTAGACCAACTTGACTAAGTAAACCGTGTAGAAATGGTATAAACCAATATTCCTATTTCCGCGTTTACACAGCCGGGGTATTGGGACACTGGTAAAAATGTACAACAATAGAAGCTCCAGCAATCACTGTGTCTAAGTCTAATATACACAAACTGTATAATACAATGCAGTAAATGGCAACAATAGTTCTGTCAAAGGAAAATGTTCTCTTATGCGTAGAAATTAAACATAGGTATCGGGAGGTATGTAACAATTCACATACACTGTTTaaccaattaaattaaactttctttatataaaaaagtgttCGAGAGAACATATCTAAATAAATAGGAcatatcaattatatttatttatttcagcaTTTGATTCTTACCattgaatttcttaaatcaactatcatttttttctactcTGTAATTTGAATGGACAAGATTTTGATACATTTCATTAAGTATTTTGCTATGGTTCTTTAAGTAGAATTgaaattttactttaataatttaCATGATAAAAACTTGTATTCAAGATCATTATTGATTACAGATTTAAAACTCTAATTCTAAGTGGAgtataatatcaaaatatttaagaaactaCCTATAAGTTTTATCTGTATGAGTATGAGGAATGTGCACATCTAAAAACTTctgctaacttttttttttttcatgataatTAGGCTCTATGCACAACCCTATCCAAATTGCATAATAATGGGAGCATAGGCTGCTGcccttttttcctttaattttcttcatgcctaGCTTTTGTGAAAGCTCACAAGAGAATCCAACCGACCATAGAACAAGCTCTACTTTTCTCCTCCACAAGTTTCCCGCTCTATAATTCCCTCCAAGCATACTACTATACTAGGCATAAAAACAGGTTAGAAGATCACCAATCCAGTActactttaattattattacataGATTTGAGTTGAGGTCCAGCATGGGAAACTGCTTCTTTGGGGCCATGTCAGATCCTGATGCAGCAGCAATCAAAGTGATAACATCAAATGGTGGCATCATGGAATTCAGTGCTCCAGTGACTGTGAGTTTCATCACCAACGAGTTCCCGGGGCACGCCATGTTCAGAAGCCACGACCTCTTTTGGAAACCACTCAGCCAATTCGATGAGTTGGAGCCAGGCCAATCCTACTATCTGCTACcactcagcaacaacaacaacaacaacaacaacagcaagaACACAGACAGTACTCTACCATGTGGTGGTGAAAATATTAACGTTGTTGTGAGACAAGGGCATGTTAGATCTCACAGTGTTCCTACAATCTCAAACCCTGCCTTGTATAGAATGTCCTTGGactatcaccaccaccaccagggAATGGGGTTGCTCAAGAGGTCCTCCAATAATATTGATGCCTTCTCTAGCAGGAGCAGTGGTGTTGTTAATAGCAGCAACAatattggtggtggtggtagcaGTAGGTTTTGGAAAGTGAAGCTTGTGATCAGCCCAGAACAGTTGCTGGACATTTTGGCACAAGAGGCTCGCACCAAGGAGTTGATAGAAAGTGTAAGGATGGTAGCAAAATGTGGAATTGCTGGTGGTGCTATTTCAAATTCAGCTGCAGGTATGATTTCTGATCACTGGAGCCTTTCCAGCACCAGTTGGAGCATTTCCTCTTAGATTGATGCCTTAGTAGGCATTTAATTACTACTAATACTAACAATAATTTGTGCCTAcattaatactttttttcttttgtctctcCTTCCCTTTGATTACTTTGCTCTATAGCTATTTTTGTGTATGCAtgctccttcttttttttgtttcttctttgaaattcaatgtagaTTCACTCTTATCACATCAAATTGCAGAATTTCGGAGCATTTGTTGTGTACTAGTAATAGTGGAACATTCAAGGCACTTGCTTATATCTGTCTTTAATTTTCTTACTCTGTTTAAGGAATACCAAATCATGTTTGTCTCATCAACATAAGTTTTTCGATCTTACACTGAAATAAATGAGATCTTAAATGTATGATACTGAGAAACGTGATGCATTTTGACTGTTAAAAAATAGTTAGTCTAATGCATtggaattaagaaataaaaatcaaaggaaaaattCCAATGATTAAAGGCAGGAGTCATGGGTAGTGGAATCCTGTACTAATAATCTATCACAGTTGCTAGGGTCTTAAATCTCCAGAAGAATGAGATAACgaagaagaaaacaattttttgctGAAATCTTCAGAGCTGAATGTGTTAATGTTttgatctcatttattttatttggccGAAAGCTGCCTATATCATTTACTTACAAGTgagattataaataatttacaaaacaaagaaTGCTATTATTTTGAACAATACTTTGGACTAATCAACTAGATTGTAATTGTTAGGATAATCTGTAAATTCACGCCATTCACATAGAAACTCCAATTCATTGCGTACCTGAGAACTTCAGTGTAGATGATTGttgataatcataaaaaaaaaggtataaaatgagtTTAAGCACAGTAACAAAAGAACGTCAAATTTGtcggaaagaaaaagaacatcaAAGAATTGGAAAATAAAGTGCTTTAATTCCATTCTCCATTTCACTTTTTCTCGGCAAAACACTTTacttcttttctatttcttccAAAGCCTTTCTTTCACCAGATACtcgttaaaggaaaaaaaataacataacggCAGTATTATTTAGAAATAAGGGGTGTTCTCGGTGCACACTTGGACGGATTATGTTTGTAATTTGCTTTACCCTAACTTTACACTGAGCTTATATTTCAAATTCGAATACAACCTTATTTCCAAAGTAATATGAAATCGTATATGTCTAATTTAGACTAAATCTAAATAACATAGGAGTAACTTGGTCTAAGCCAGGAAGGATTAGACAGACTTGTAgacaatttgattttgttaaaaaaaatggtattgaACAATATAAATGCAATTATTTCATGTTTGATGTAAAAAATTCACATACTATTGGtatagcaatttttttttagccACTTGATATAGCAAagcaaaagtaatttttttatggtagaccAAAGTAGTGTTAAGTGGAAATAATCTTGATTGATTGTTGTGAAGTTAAATTatgttcaaattcaaattatataataatagtggTACCAAAATAGGTGTAAATTACATAATCTAACAAATTACTTTTAAGGAGGCTTTCTTTTTAATTGGATCGATTCTTAATTTGTGTATACgaaaaaacatatattgaaAAAATGTCAGTTCCTTAAGATATATCTCAGTATCTTATTATAATAGATGGTCATTGACTTTTAGATTATAAGATACCTAATTAAAGAaacgaaaataatttatttttaattcagagactaaaaataaatattacttaaTTTGGAAGCACtacaaacatatttaaatatttaacctttattcattttttttctcaatttccattttttaaGTTGACCTTTTTaagtctatttaaaaaaaataaaaaattaaccttTAAGTTCCATGGAAATTGCCAAATTGGAAATGCTACTGAGCTGAACAAAACCTCCAAAATCGGTCACACCAACCCTTGCGCCTTCTCCCTAACCTCGAACTCACCCTTCACAATTCTATCGCAACAGCAACATCAATGGCTACTACCACCGCCAACAAAGACGAAACCATTAGCACcattgcatcttcttcttctccagtCTTCATATCCACAGAGACCTTATGCACCATCCTCACCCATCACACTCTGATGAACCACTTCCAATCTACTCTCCCCAAAGCCTCAACCATTCTCCAAACCCCAATTCGCCAACaccactctctctctccttcctCCTCCCTCCTCCTCATGCCCTCTtggtcctcttcctcttctctccCTTACATCGGCGTCAAACTCGTCACCCATTTCCCTCAAAACTCTTCTCTCAACTTACCCGGCGTGCAGGGAAGCTATGTCCTCTTCAGTTCAACCACCGGTCAAACCCTAGCTTCCATGGACTCCACCGAACTCACCCTTTACAGAACCTCGTGCGTCTCAGGCTTGGCTTCTAAATACTTAGCGAGACATGACAGCGAGGTTCTTGTTATGGTTGGTGCTGGTTCCTTGGCACCGCACCTGATCAAAGCCCATCTTTCAGCCATACCCAGTTTGAGAAAGGTCATCATCTGGAACAGAACAGTGGAAAAGGCGACAACTTTGGCCAACAAACTTAGCCAAAGTGGGGAATTTGGTGGAGTGAGGTTTGAGGGTTGTGGGTGTTTGGACGAGGTTGTCGGATTTGGGGACATTGTGAGTTGCGCCACGAATTCCGAGACACCCCTTGTGAAGGGGGAGAGGTTGAAGGGTGGGGCTCATTTGGATTTGGTGGGTTCCTTCAAGAATTCAATGATGGAGTGTGATGATGAGGCCATAAGGAGGGGAAAGGTTTTTGTGGACAATGAGACTGCGCTTGTTGAAGCAGGGGAGCTGGTGGGGGCTTTTGAGAGAGGGGTCATCAAGAAAGATGAGATTGGAGGGAGTTTGGTGGAGCTTGTGAGAGGTGAAAAAGTTGGGAGAATCAGTTCTGAGCAGATAACTGTGTTCAAGTCTGTTGGTTCTGCTGTTGTAGATATGCTTGCAGCACAATTGGTTTATGAAACTTACACAAGGAGCTAGGTACACTGTATTGAGTTTAGTTTATGCTATATAGTTCAATAAGATTTATGAAGTTCGTAAATCTCATCTTGCAGTGGTTCTAAGTAGTTTATGTAACTAGATAATACTGTTTCTAGATGCTTCTATGCAATAGTATAATTCTAAGATGAATATACTTAAAACATGGAAATTGTATTTTTACCAAGGGAGAAATTGGGCACATGTTCATGAATCGTGTCAACTATGGCACTGCAGCTCTTTTCTGATTTCAGAGTGCCTAGAGACTTACTTTGGGAGTTATAAGCCATCTTGTTGGCAGTATCAAATATATAGTATGATTCAATTAGAAGTATCACTTTATGCCGTATACATGGTAAAATTTTGACTATGATAGGCAAAATTGCCTTATGAGCGTATTCTTCCCAGTGCATCGGACATGTCACAAATCACTCTAGAAGTGGAACTTTCAGCAGGTTTTGTAATTAGAccaccttgttttttttttttttttgtaatgcaGAAGGCAGTTTCTCTTTGGATCATCTTATCAATCCTTCATAAATCATGTTCATGTGGGAATGGATCCTCTGCTGTTGAATTTTCACATGACCAGATCATGTGAAAGTTTTGCATCTATCGttcttcataaaaattaaatgggtGGGACCATATTAAaagttttgtatattttaagcagacaaataaaaacaattttcacaTGTGAAAATTAACATGAGAGGATTCACTCCTTACATCATACATaccaatagaaaaattaaaagcacCAAGCTGCAAATCTACGAGCAGCAGTTTATCTGGCTAAACATTATTGGTGTTTAGAGATTAGAGGTACTGTGCTTGCCATGAAAAAACATGTTACAAGTTGtgaaatataaagaaattatcctttgtattataaaaaaaataaaatcatgtaccccattcttaattgaaaatttcagcATAATTTGGACTCGAGTTCCTGAACAAACCTTAGGTCTAACCCAAGGGTGTCAGCGCAGATAAATCGTGATTCCTGTAATAAATTCAAATCAAGTGTGATCAACTGCAACAACAAATATACTAGTATGTTTGCTCACAGAAAAGCTGTGTTATGGTTTATCATCATTTGATTTATTCCCATATTTATGATATTCAGCTAGTTGTTCTTTAGAAAACTGTTCCTGTACATGTTAAAGGAATCGCTAATTAACACTACCATTTTTTGAAGTTGGTATTACAACTATATTAATTTTGGTTGAATGGAACGAGACAACTTAAAGTATCAAGTTACCCAAATCCCACCCCACTTGAAATGTATATGAAAACCATTTAACTATGGTAAAAGAGAACTTTATAAAGAAACTATTCCCACAGTCCGTGTAGTACAGACATGAATATCCTTACATCTCCATCAGAGTTTGAGGGCTTGTGTAGTCTTTTCTTCACCAGCTTGCAAACGAGAGATGATTTTGGAAGCTGTGTTTGATAGCATTGGGTTGTTAGCTTTCGTATAGTCTTCTATTTCAAGGAGAGTGCCAAAATCAGAATGAGCTGTTTTCTTTTACAGCTAAACAATAATAATCACGTAATGAAATGTTACCAGATTAGGATTTTTAACCTCAGCTAagcatttaatttgttaatgctTACCATAGACCAGAAAATAAGATCATTAATATCTGTATCGCTAGTTGAAAATCTAAGTTACCGATACGTTCCACATTGAACAAAGGTGGAAAAATTCAATGCAGTACTTACGCCATAAAATTCTCATGAATGAGGCTCTCTGCCACTCAATAAGGTCTGTTTGTATTTGCGGTCAAACATAGGAATGCATCTTTTTGAGGCAAAAACGTGATTTTCAATACACTTTTTGTGGTAAGGTGACGAAGTTTGGCAATAAAACACAGACGAGCTCTCAATCTCTAAGGAGTGGCTAATGGGTTTGAGTCATATCAGTTAAATAACTTACTGCCTAATAAGTTTACACCATAGAACATGGGGGAACAAATTCTATGATAGATATATCAAACAGGGACCTAGATTCCTTTGTAGGTGTGCTCCACCCATTATAGTTGTTCTACTTTCTTGTGACTAGAATACAAAGCATGAAATTAACATCTCTTAAAGTACTTACAAAATACTGAAGCTTTTAAAAAAGGGTAGATGTGTGTAGTGCATGAAGCTTCCACGTAATAATGGTTTCAAAGGTAAATAAGTAAAAAGACCCTTTTCAGGATTTGAACATGTGACCTCAGTACCTCACTACTGCGCCAAAGCCCACCCTTGATATTTtgcagagaaaaaataaaattaaacataccCTGATTTTGGGTTGACTTTTAAAAGGTAAAAAGTTCATTACTTTTCaactatttgtttattattgttaacagtgaaatattataaaattgtaaGCAGTTTGATggaatgaaatgaaatgttgGATGTGATGATCGATGGGAGAGAAAGCAGATTCGATGTGTCATTTGTCAGTTATTGCTTAACTAACCAAAGAGCAAAGTTCTAATTAAAATACCAGTATCAATGAATATGAACAAAGTGTAATCCGTTGTATGTCCATGCTAGTAGCATTAAACATACCAGATTTCCTCGTGCTGGTAACACCTGAATTTATTCATCTCCAACTGTAAGGAGTCTCATTCAATAGAATTTCACTATTTTCAATATTCTCCACGACTCCACCAATGCTTGCGGAAAGTCAACATACACCTTGGGTATTTGTGATTTAACAATGTTGTGCAGGATGTATGCTGACTTTTTGCGAGCATCATCTCGTGGTAGGTTGAAAACTGGATTCATGATCAATTTTGCAGTAAAAATTTGTAAGTGATCCTAAACTATACACATCATCATTTATCGTGCCAACATTTCTACTTTACTTTGAATGGGTTTGCTTGCGTCTGAATGTTCTTCAATAGAGGCCGGTTCTAAGGCCTTGGATCTAATTATAAATCTTAGGTAAGTTATTTACTTCGTTGGCACAGTTTTTCTTAAATGTTCCATCAAACTCGATATAATGAACTTCCAACCACCAATACTTCGCCCATGTTTTGGCaaaatgcatgaagtttccCCCTTAACTGTTAATGAGAAATGAATTTAATCTTCACTAGTAAATTTGAGAACAAAACAAATGAATCATCATTGTGGTGTTTATCCAAAAGTTATCTTCATCTCCATCCTCTTCGTCATGTCATGATTATCATAATGAATCTTGTCCATCTGAAATCAATTCCTCAAGTGCCTGATTCCTCCAAATCCGAGATCATATCCATGTTTTCGCACCAACGAGGTCATGCTATAAGGTACAGAACAGGCAAGCCAAAGCCAAAGCCATAGCATACGTGGAGTTACACGGGTAGAGATGCAAGCTTTGCAAAGCACATATTGATCTATAGGAACCGAAGACAGGACCAAAAGATTTACAACAATCATGCACCTTGTTTAATCAACTGAATTAGACATTCTTGGTTTTGCAAAGCACAAATAGAAACAtgagattaaaaagaaaaagatggtaGAAGACAAATAAAGAATCCAGTTTTTCaaaccaaagataaaaaaatgtctcaAGTTTTGCATGAGAATTATTGATATCTAATGACAAAAAGCTTATAGCTTTGTACTGAATTGTGAAATATATCGTGATCTGGATTCTGGATGATTTGCAACCTGTGATCTCTGTATAGCAGGCCTCTAGGAATGCATGCATTATCTAAACGTGGCTATACCACAAAGTTACTTTAATTTGTGATTTGCAAAGTCAGGGATTGCAAATCGTCTTCATTATTCATTATTTGAAAGTAAATATCTGCAGTACGCACAGCATCTAATTTGGTGGATGAAATTTCACGCTCATCGGTCAAATAATGCAAATCTAGCTAAATAGtattttcatgattttcatcatttatcaaGTCTTCTTGCCAATTTCACTGCACACAAACTGGATTTGCCAAACTTAACAGTGCCACTGATCACATCTCCTTGTATTTCTGCAATAAGTACCTGCTGTAGCCGGCCTGTAGCTTTCACTATGTCTAATGACCAGTGACTTAAGGTACTAATTAACGAATTAAATTGCGGGAATgaagaaatattaattgatagtaatattttttcataaattgtttctatttttgatTCATTAACTAAGATACTCGTTACCAttctcattattttatattacatgACCATCAACCAGCCATGCATTCTCATCTACaatactaatttataaaaaaaaaaaaaccttgactTTTCATTCACACGACTTGGGATAGATATTTCAAATTGAAGGGCACTGGCTAGTGGTTACTCTTGAGGCTGCTTTTTTATTGGCTACGATGAAAAGAAGGAAGTGAAACATTCGCTTGATAGctaaaaaaggttaaaatttCCATTAAATAAAGAGGAATCAAATAAGACAGCATCATTTGGTGGATATCCAATTCAGATCAGGGTTTCCTAAATCCTCCCAAGCAAAAAGCCCCCCTTTCTGCTCGTCTTTATGTAGCCTCACTTCCTAcgtagaaataaaagaaaatagttatttaaTCAGCACACACATTATTTTAACTtggtaaaaattattcaaatttcctttttaaaaaaaaatgctaagaCCACTTCTTAAAACTagttttcaataattaaaagtgaaatctTTTAATTGTAAGAGATATGAAGTATGAATATATAGATACGATTCTCTACCTTGATTTCTTTCCTAACTTCTTTGTAAGGCTTGTTATAAACTTCCTGTTAAGAGTGTTTGGTATGGAAAAAgtttttccaaattgaaaatataattattgagAATATTGAATGATAGGTAACATGAAATATGTCATGTTTAACTTCAATagaaattttcttaatatataagtatttttttttttgttcaagtaTCTTTAcagtaaaatatgaaatatatagaGACATTTTCATTAATATACTATTTTAACATCATaaaaatttttcaattttttttaatctttaaaaactCCTTGATGAGAGAGTAAAATCAtgccatttttttattaaatataaggattaaaattttcaaaatcaataaatatatatttttctaagaatTAGTTTATTCATAcgctaagaaaaatatttatttctgtgaaataaattatttgtaattatttaaataaataattttttctcttctctcttttaactttttttaacaaagtgggtatttttgtaaaacaatttattaagataggtgttttttaaaattatttacttatatatatatatatatatatatatatatatatatatatatatatatatatatatattaagcatctattaatttttctcattttcttttattttatattcttattatatcataaattctatcatatttataatttttttctatttttcaattcttttaaGTGTAAGATAGCATGACAGGTATTcatcaaatttttgttttaaaaaacacctattataaattgttttacCAAAATAGCCAGTAAAAAAAAGTCCCGTCTTTCTGCAGCATTTTGAAACGGTGCAGTGTTGCACGCAGTTTCCGAAACTGGAATCATACGATTGCTTATAGTTCCCTCCGTAGTAAGTGGCCAACACCAGAAGGAAATGAACAAGGACGCGAGTCCATCCAAATTCACAGCGTTGTTCGTTCTCATCGTCTTTGTTTCCATGGCTACAACCTCCATCCAGATTCACAGCGTTTTGTTACAAGTCTTGGAGGTGCTTTAAACGTTgtgaaaataatagtttttggTTTGTGAATTCTCGAAAGATCTTTTTTgtcaataaaatacttttttttaaaaataaaaatttaaagtgaGTCAAATATGTTACTCCATATACCACTAAAGAAAATCCAATATTTGAATTCGCCGCCATTACAAGACATGAtgcttatatattaatttaaccacttgatgttttttatttgtcttattaAACCCTGATGGGCATTTTAGTGTTAACATGGGAATGAGATTCTTTCCATGAAATTTAACATGAGAGGATAAATTCAACTCATCTCTCATTCATCGTGATTATCAAACTCAACTTTATTATGCGGTTTCCgatagaaataaattaaatgttgtGAATGGCTATTATTGCATACAGTGAAAATGTCATCACTGCCAAGGATCTGACCTTGttacatgtatatatacatCCATGAAAATTTTCCATATTGTACAGATAATGATTTAAAAACTCATTTAGGTCCATATTGTGAAGTTATCGTGTAATCCATGCATAACGTGC
It includes:
- the LOC100804894 gene encoding uncharacterized protein, producing MGNCFFGAMSDPDAAAIKVITSNGGIMEFSAPVTVSFITNEFPGHAMFRSHDLFWKPLSQFDELEPGQSYYLLPLSNNNNNNNNSKNTDSTLPCGGENINVVVRQGHVRSHSVPTISNPALYRMSLDYHHHHQGMGLLKRSSNNIDAFSSRSSGVVNSSNNIGGGGSSRFWKVKLVISPEQLLDILAQEARTKELIESVRMVAKCGIAGGAISNSAAGMISDHWSLSSTSWSISS
- the LOC100804363 gene encoding ornithine cyclodeaminase/mu-crystallin family protein gives rise to the protein MATTTANKDETISTIASSSSPVFISTETLCTILTHHTLMNHFQSTLPKASTILQTPIRQHHSLSPSSSLLLMPSWSSSSSLPYIGVKLVTHFPQNSSLNLPGVQGSYVLFSSTTGQTLASMDSTELTLYRTSCVSGLASKYLARHDSEVLVMVGAGSLAPHLIKAHLSAIPSLRKVIIWNRTVEKATTLANKLSQSGEFGGVRFEGCGCLDEVVGFGDIVSCATNSETPLVKGERLKGGAHLDLVGSFKNSMMECDDEAIRRGKVFVDNETALVEAGELVGAFERGVIKKDEIGGSLVELVRGEKVGRISSEQITVFKSVGSAVVDMLAAQLVYETYTRS